One segment of Podarcis muralis chromosome 17, rPodMur119.hap1.1, whole genome shotgun sequence DNA contains the following:
- the PUM3 gene encoding pumilio homolog 3, with protein sequence MEAKRRRMGPAGGGGRGPGKKKLARKAEEDAGPPIKLNRKGGEDGKPKFKRKKFERGNKKPGKTGVKQFKSKQPSEKFTRKRKLQDDKEGGSAPKKPKWDDIKKKKKELKQSRQLNDKANYDVVLKGKQIWESLRQKKCEKEKREKMLSELQELLRGKIKNMAFAHDSTRVIQCYIQFGNAEQRQEVFEELKDSFTELSKAKYSRNIVKKLLAYGTKPQIAEIIKSFKGEVRKMLRHAEASAVVEYAYNDKAILEQRNMLTEELYGNTFQVYKSSEHPTLEEVLKAQPEKREAILDEMKQILTPMAQKEAVIKHSLVHKVFLDFFIHATPKQRSEMIESIRESVIYLAHTHDGARVAMHCLWHGTPKDRKVIMKTMKTYVEKIANGEFSHLVLLAAFDCIDDTKLVKQLTISEISDSLTSIVNNKYGRKVLLYLLSPRDTAYFSPAIIKILEQGDGNAYSKKDVDVRRRELLEAVSPSLLKYLNEHAEEMVMDKATFIVVTGILKAAVGDVQPAMKAIAGLAAKEMVPGGKDGELHIAEHPAGHLVLKWLVEQDKKMKESGREECFAKILVEHVGIDLLKTWANVNRGAIILCRLLQSSDQEVATEVKAGLKSIIPKLKKRTKDGTAAGKALLEKLSS encoded by the exons ATGGAAGCCAAGCGCCGACGGATGGGACCCGcaggcggaggaggaagaggccccGGAAAGAAGAAGCTGGCCAGGAAGGCCGAGGAGG ATGCTGGTCCTCCAATCAAATTAAATAGAAAAGGTGGTGAAGATGGCAAACCTAAATTTAAACGTAAGAAATTTGAAAGAGGAAACAAAAAGCCTGGTAAAACTGGAGTGAAACAATTCAAAAGTAAACAACCATCAGAAAAATTTACCAGGAAGCGCAAACTTCAAGATGATAAAGAAGGAG GGTCGGCGCCGAAGAAGCCTAAATGGGACgacatcaagaagaagaagaaggagctgAAGCAGAGCCGACAGCTGAATGACAAAGCCAACTATGATGTGGTGCTTAAGGGAAAGCAGATTTGGGAATCTCTGAGGCA gAAAAAATGTGAGAAGGAGAAGCGGGAAAAGATGTTGAGCGAACTCCAAGAGCTGCTTCGtgggaaaataaaaaat ATGGCGTTTGCTCACGATTCGACCCGCGTCATCCAGTGCTACATTCAGTTTGGCAACGCAGAGCAAAGGCAAGAAGtatttgaagaactgaaag ATAGTTTCACCGAACTGAGCAAAGCCAAGTATTCCAGAAATATTGTGAAGAAGCTTCTTGCCTATGG AACGAAGCCACAAATTGCAGAGATAATCAAAAGCTTTAAAGGCGAGGTCAGGAAGATGCTGCGCCATGCGGAAGCGTCGGCTGTGGTGGAGTACGCCTATAACGACAAAGCCATTTTGGAGCAGAGGAACATGCTGACTGAGGAGCTGTATGGGAACACATTCCAGGTCTACAAG TCATCGGAGCACCCAACTTTAGAGGAAGTGTTGAAGGCTCAGCCTGAGAAGCGGGAGGCCATTCTGGATGAAATGAAACAGATCCTGACTCCAATGGCGCAAAA GGAGGCTGTGATAAAGCATTCGTTGGTTCATAAAGTCTTTCTGGACTTCTTTATCCATGCTACCCCAAAACAGAGATCG GAAATGATTGAGTCAATCAGAGAATCTGTAATCTACTTGGCACACACGCACGATGGAGCCAGAGTCGCCATGCATTGCCTGTGGCACGGAACGCCCAAG GACAGAAAAGTCATTATGAAAACCATGAAGACTTATGTTGAAAAAATAGCTAAT GGCGAATTCTCACACTTAGTTTTGCTGGCGGCATTTGACTGCATTGATGACACTAAACTTGTGAAACAGCTAACTATATCT gAAATTAGTGATTCCTTAACCAGCATTGTAAATAACAAATATGGAAGGAAAGTCCTTTTGTACCTGTTAAGTCCCAGGGATACTGCGTATTTCTCACCAGCAATAATCAAAATCCTGGAACAGGGTGATGGAAATGCTTATAG TAAGAAAGATGTAGATGTTCGCCGCCGTGAACTTCTGGAAGCTGTTTCTCCCTCCTTGTTAAAGTACCTGAACGAACATGCTGAAGAAATGGTGATGGACAAGGCAACGTTCATTGTGGTGACGGGGATCCTCAAGGCTGCCGTTGGCGACGTCCAGCCAGCTATGAAGGCCATTGCTGGCCTCGCGGCAAAAGAGATGGTTCCAGGGGGCAAAGACGGAGAG CTTCATATTGCAGAGCATCCAGCAGGTCACCTGGTTCTGAAGTGGCTGGTTGAGCAAGACAAGAAAATGAAGGAGAGCGGCCGGGAAG AATGTTTTGCAAAAATACTCGTAGAGCACGTGGGCATTGATCTTCTGAAGACCTGGGCAAACGTCAATCGTGGTGCGATTATTCTGTGTCG CCTTCTTCAGAGCTCCGATCAGGAAGTGGCAACAGAAGTAAAAGCCGGACTAAAAAGTATTATTCCAAAGCTTAAAAAAAGGACTAAAGATGGCACAGCAGCAGGAAAGGCACTGCTGGAGAAATTATCGTCATAA